One window of the Archangium primigenium genome contains the following:
- a CDS encoding M4 family metallopeptidase produces MIVSNKQTPVSAPAVAATPAAPAAPQAPAAAPAAAAPKAAQGFAQVSTFTTAAATPAVKRSAANVASAAQSTGPLSLDSQQAQSAIQKSVDFLQATRLNQRGIVPGAPVAASVKPNQVFTDDLGMTHVRLDRQSEGVKVFGEQVISHLDKDGQVAGVTGALSNIPAGLGSSSTKLSAQDALAVAQKAFGQESTRAPSSERVIVKGNDGQYHAAFHVKLDKLSDFKAGEEPRRMNYFVDANSGELVRSFDQMGGFAHEVEAAKARASTPGAATPSSPSSPSLPTTGKADDTTLYSGKVDLSTTKQANGTYTLEDSSRGNGVVTYDGNNKANASGKTQFTDKNDVWGESGDNARTKAAVDAHYGAEMTYDFLKDVLGRNSLDGKGEKLVSYVHVDKNLVNAFWDGEKMSYGDGDGKDAGPLTTLDIAGHEIAHGLTERTAGLVYEGESGGLNESFSDIMGAGVEWYASQKNPSVKFDWKVGEDAWTPGNGTDDALRYMDDPTQDGYSVDNYKNYPKQTEVHGSSGIANNAFYLLTEGGKNRTSGLSVKDGIGMDKSLKIFGRALTTYMTPETTFAQAREATIKAATDLHGANSVEVQKVKDAWSAVGVESKK; encoded by the coding sequence ATGATCGTCTCCAACAAGCAGACCCCGGTCTCCGCTCCCGCCGTTGCCGCCACGCCCGCCGCGCCCGCCGCCCCCCAGGCGCCGGCCGCCGCCCCCGCCGCCGCGGCGCCCAAGGCCGCCCAGGGCTTCGCCCAGGTCTCCACCTTCACCACCGCCGCCGCCACGCCCGCGGTGAAGCGCTCGGCCGCGAATGTCGCCTCGGCCGCCCAGAGCACCGGCCCCCTGTCCCTGGACAGCCAGCAGGCCCAGTCCGCCATCCAGAAGTCGGTGGACTTCCTCCAGGCCACCCGCCTCAACCAGCGCGGCATCGTCCCCGGCGCCCCGGTGGCCGCCTCGGTCAAGCCCAACCAGGTCTTCACGGATGACCTCGGCATGACGCACGTGCGCCTGGACCGCCAGAGCGAGGGCGTGAAGGTGTTCGGCGAGCAGGTCATCAGCCACCTGGACAAGGACGGTCAGGTGGCGGGCGTCACCGGCGCCCTGTCCAACATCCCCGCCGGCCTGGGCTCCTCCTCCACGAAGCTGTCCGCCCAGGACGCGCTCGCCGTGGCCCAGAAGGCCTTCGGTCAGGAGTCCACCCGCGCGCCCTCCTCCGAGCGCGTCATCGTCAAGGGCAACGACGGCCAGTACCACGCCGCCTTCCACGTCAAGCTCGACAAGCTCTCGGACTTCAAGGCCGGCGAGGAGCCGCGCCGCATGAACTACTTCGTGGACGCCAACAGCGGCGAGCTCGTGCGCAGCTTCGACCAGATGGGCGGCTTCGCCCACGAGGTGGAGGCCGCCAAGGCCCGCGCCTCCACCCCCGGCGCCGCCACGCCCTCCTCGCCCTCCTCGCCCTCGCTGCCCACGACGGGCAAGGCGGACGACACCACGCTCTACAGCGGCAAGGTGGACCTCTCCACCACGAAGCAGGCCAACGGCACCTACACGCTCGAGGACAGCTCGCGCGGCAACGGCGTGGTGACCTACGACGGCAACAACAAGGCCAACGCGAGCGGCAAGACGCAGTTCACCGACAAGAACGACGTGTGGGGCGAGTCCGGTGACAACGCGCGCACCAAGGCGGCGGTGGACGCGCACTACGGCGCGGAGATGACGTACGACTTCCTCAAGGACGTGCTCGGCCGCAACTCCCTGGACGGCAAGGGCGAGAAGCTCGTGTCCTACGTCCACGTGGACAAGAACCTCGTCAACGCCTTCTGGGATGGCGAGAAGATGAGCTACGGCGATGGCGACGGCAAGGACGCGGGGCCGCTCACCACGCTGGACATCGCGGGCCATGAAATCGCCCACGGCCTGACCGAGCGCACCGCGGGCCTCGTCTACGAGGGCGAGTCCGGCGGCCTCAACGAGTCCTTCAGCGACATCATGGGCGCGGGCGTGGAGTGGTACGCCTCGCAGAAGAACCCGAGCGTCAAGTTCGACTGGAAGGTGGGCGAGGACGCGTGGACGCCGGGCAACGGCACCGACGACGCCCTGCGCTACATGGACGACCCGACCCAGGACGGCTACTCGGTCGACAACTACAAGAACTACCCGAAGCAGACCGAGGTCCACGGCTCGAGCGGCATCGCCAACAACGCCTTCTACCTGCTCACCGAGGGCGGCAAGAACCGCACCTCCGGCCTGTCGGTGAAGGACGGCATCGGCATGGACAAGAGCCTGAAGATCTTCGGCCGCGCCCTCACCACGTACATGACGCCGGAGACCACCTTCGCCCAGGCGCGGGAGGCCACCATCAAGGCGGCCACGGACCTGCACGGCGCCAACTCGGTGGAAGTGCAGAAGGTGAAGGACGCCTGGAGCGCGGTGGGCGTCGAGTCCAAGAAGTAA
- a CDS encoding DUF507 family protein: protein MRLYPKVIPIISRECVQQLMQDGDIEVEPTRVADAEMDLSAIMREYLANEERVNQATREALERRGYDYSKFNQVKREMADVRGFKMGDEGIEYVINQMIEFLLISRNVEEVYSPDNVLRQKMFAGMKRHLDVDDEIDREARSRLRHLQEGTSAFDIEYNKTVEQIRRARGLI from the coding sequence ATGAGGCTCTATCCGAAGGTGATCCCAATCATCTCCCGGGAGTGCGTCCAGCAGCTGATGCAGGACGGAGACATTGAAGTCGAACCGACCCGCGTGGCCGATGCCGAGATGGATTTGTCGGCCATCATGCGCGAGTACCTGGCGAACGAAGAGCGCGTGAACCAGGCGACGCGCGAGGCCTTGGAGCGTCGCGGGTACGACTACTCCAAGTTCAACCAGGTCAAGCGTGAGATGGCCGACGTCCGCGGCTTCAAGATGGGCGACGAAGGCATCGAGTATGTCATCAACCAGATGATCGAGTTCCTGCTCATCAGCCGCAACGTGGAGGAGGTCTACTCTCCGGACAACGTGCTGCGGCAGAAGATGTTCGCGGGCATGAAGCGCCACCTGGACGTGGACGACGAGATCGACCGCGAGGCGCGCTCGCGGCTGCGCCACCTGCAGGAGGGCACCAGCGCCTTCGACATCGAGTACAACAAGACGGTGGAGCAGATCCGCCGCGCCCGGGGCCTCATCTAA
- a CDS encoding DUF3108 domain-containing protein, which yields MRSALAPLLFCLSSAAWAQIPDTEPTAEHAAAPAAPAEQAASVPQCVQTLPPLRAPLAFTTGELLEFDLDALGATAGKMSMQVQKKQNGSLPVQVKVQTNSFFSKVRRVDATAMSYLHPKTLRSFRYTEDATENEVHRTVDAAFNPSKRSVRVDWMQRGKPGRNDVSYQHEGLDVAGAIYMMRQLPMKEGLPVCFDVYGVRRMWRMAGTVLKREHVSLPIGEFEAWHLSGTAVRLDRPSMRREVHVWITDDERRLPLAALGAIDLGTVRATLTSYSRPGEKSQQAEGKESLKW from the coding sequence ATGCGCAGCGCTCTCGCCCCCCTGCTCTTCTGCCTGTCATCCGCGGCCTGGGCCCAGATTCCGGACACCGAGCCCACCGCGGAGCACGCGGCCGCGCCCGCCGCGCCCGCGGAGCAGGCGGCGAGTGTGCCGCAGTGCGTGCAGACCCTGCCGCCCCTGCGCGCGCCCCTGGCGTTCACCACCGGCGAGCTGCTCGAGTTCGACCTGGACGCCCTGGGCGCCACGGCGGGGAAGATGAGCATGCAGGTGCAGAAGAAGCAGAACGGCTCGCTGCCCGTGCAGGTCAAGGTGCAGACCAACTCCTTCTTCTCCAAGGTGCGCCGCGTGGATGCCACGGCCATGAGCTACCTGCATCCCAAGACGCTGCGCAGCTTCCGCTATACCGAGGACGCCACCGAGAACGAGGTGCACCGCACGGTGGACGCGGCCTTCAACCCCAGCAAGCGCAGCGTCCGCGTGGACTGGATGCAGCGCGGCAAGCCCGGCCGCAACGACGTCTCCTACCAGCACGAGGGCCTGGACGTGGCCGGCGCCATCTACATGATGCGCCAGCTGCCCATGAAGGAAGGTCTGCCCGTCTGCTTCGACGTCTACGGCGTGCGCCGCATGTGGCGCATGGCGGGCACGGTGCTCAAGCGCGAGCACGTGTCCCTGCCCATCGGCGAGTTCGAGGCGTGGCACCTGTCGGGCACCGCGGTGCGCCTGGACAGGCCCTCCATGAGGCGCGAGGTGCACGTGTGGATCACCGACGACGAGCGCCGGCTGCCGCTCGCGGCCCTGGGCGCCATCGACCTGGGCACGGTGCGCGCGACGCTCACCTCGTACTCGCGCCCGGGCGAGAAGAGCCAGCAGGCCGAGGGCAAGGAGTCCCTCAAGTGGTAG
- the uvrB gene encoding excinuclease ABC subunit UvrB, which yields MPEFQIVSDYKPQGDQPRAIAELTEGVLRGDRYQTLLGVTGSGKTFTMANLIANVQRPTLLIAHNKLLAAQLYGEYKALFPHNAVEYFVSYFDYYQPEAYIPTSDTFIEKDSSVNDEIERMRHSATHSLRTRDDVLIVASVSCIYGLGTARSYVDLAVTVNVGAELGRDGFIRRLVESQYERNDLDFHRGTFRARGDTVEVFPAYEEERAVRVSFFGDEVEKISEFDPLRGVTLGALDKVVIFPASHYVTQADTRKGAIQTIRDELTERLQQFQREGKLLEAQRLEQRTMYDLEMIEQIGYCNGIENYSRHFSGRAVGEPPPCLIDYFPRNMLVLIDESHQTVSQIGAMYRGDRARKETLVDHGFRLPSALDNRPLKFTEFEEMVQQAVFVSATPAEYEFQKSNGVVVEQIIRPTGLTDPEVEVRPARNQVDDVLEEVRLRVAKNERVLVTTLTKRMAEDLTEYLTEVGVKVRYLHSDIGAIERTAIIRDLRKGEFDVLVGINLLREGLDIPEVSLVAIFDADKEGFLRSHVSLIQTIGRAARNMNGHVIMYADNMTDSMNLAIEETNRRRAVQKAHNAEHGITPQAVKSHILDLSEQLYDAENPNALPLAADSANDALEPKEIRALIAETTKEMQHFADEMQFEKAAQMRDRLLLLKDMDLGIKPPSRALLRAPAKTDDEPKAGTPGSRGAKGRRGGGKGKGGGGGPPHGKTGIGPRRSR from the coding sequence ATGCCTGAGTTCCAGATCGTCAGCGACTACAAGCCCCAGGGAGACCAACCGCGCGCCATCGCGGAGCTCACCGAGGGGGTGCTGCGCGGGGACCGCTACCAGACGCTGCTCGGCGTCACCGGGTCCGGCAAGACGTTCACGATGGCCAACCTCATCGCCAACGTGCAGCGGCCCACCCTGCTCATCGCGCACAACAAGCTGCTCGCCGCGCAGCTCTACGGGGAATACAAGGCGCTCTTCCCGCACAACGCCGTCGAGTACTTCGTCTCCTACTTCGACTACTACCAGCCCGAGGCGTACATCCCCACCTCGGACACGTTCATCGAGAAGGACTCCTCGGTGAACGACGAGATCGAGCGCATGCGCCACTCGGCCACGCACTCGCTGCGCACGCGCGACGACGTGCTCATCGTGGCCAGCGTGTCCTGCATCTACGGCCTCGGCACGGCGCGCTCCTACGTGGACCTGGCGGTGACGGTGAACGTGGGCGCGGAGCTGGGCCGCGACGGCTTCATCCGCCGGCTGGTGGAGAGCCAGTACGAGCGCAACGACCTGGACTTCCACCGCGGCACGTTCCGCGCCCGGGGAGACACCGTGGAGGTGTTCCCCGCCTACGAGGAGGAGCGCGCGGTGCGCGTGAGCTTCTTCGGCGACGAGGTGGAGAAGATCTCCGAGTTCGATCCGCTGCGCGGCGTGACGCTCGGCGCGCTGGACAAGGTCGTCATCTTCCCCGCGAGCCACTACGTCACCCAGGCGGACACCCGCAAGGGCGCCATCCAGACCATCCGCGACGAGCTGACCGAGCGGCTCCAGCAGTTCCAGCGCGAGGGCAAGCTCTTGGAGGCCCAGCGGCTCGAGCAGCGCACGATGTACGACCTCGAGATGATCGAGCAGATCGGCTACTGCAACGGCATCGAGAACTACTCGCGGCACTTCTCGGGGCGTGCGGTGGGCGAGCCGCCGCCGTGCCTCATCGACTACTTCCCGCGCAACATGCTGGTGCTCATCGACGAGAGCCACCAGACGGTGTCGCAGATCGGCGCCATGTACCGCGGAGACCGGGCGCGCAAGGAGACGCTGGTGGACCACGGCTTCCGGCTGCCGAGCGCGCTGGACAACCGGCCGCTCAAGTTCACCGAGTTCGAGGAGATGGTGCAGCAGGCCGTCTTCGTGTCGGCGACGCCGGCCGAGTACGAGTTCCAGAAGTCCAACGGCGTCGTGGTGGAGCAGATCATCCGCCCCACGGGCCTGACGGATCCGGAAGTCGAGGTGCGCCCGGCGCGCAACCAGGTGGACGACGTGCTGGAGGAGGTGCGCCTGCGCGTGGCGAAGAACGAGCGGGTGCTCGTCACCACGCTCACCAAGCGCATGGCGGAGGACCTGACGGAGTACCTCACTGAGGTGGGCGTCAAGGTGCGCTACCTGCACTCGGACATCGGCGCCATCGAGCGCACCGCCATCATCCGCGACCTGCGCAAGGGCGAGTTCGACGTGCTCGTGGGTATCAACCTGTTGCGCGAGGGCCTGGACATCCCCGAGGTGTCGCTGGTGGCCATCTTCGACGCGGACAAGGAGGGCTTCCTGCGCAGCCACGTGTCGCTCATCCAGACCATTGGCCGCGCCGCGCGCAACATGAACGGCCACGTCATCATGTACGCGGACAACATGACGGACTCGATGAACCTGGCCATCGAGGAGACCAACCGCCGCCGCGCGGTGCAGAAGGCCCACAACGCCGAGCACGGCATCACGCCCCAGGCGGTCAAGAGCCACATCCTCGACCTGTCCGAGCAGCTCTACGACGCGGAGAACCCCAACGCGCTGCCCCTGGCGGCCGACTCGGCCAACGACGCGCTGGAGCCCAAGGAGATCAGGGCCCTCATCGCCGAGACCACCAAGGAGATGCAGCACTTCGCCGACGAGATGCAGTTCGAGAAGGCGGCGCAGATGCGCGACCGGCTCCTGTTGCTCAAGGACATGGACCTGGGCATCAAGCCCCCGAGCCGCGCGCTGCTCCGGGCGCCGGCCAAGACGGACGACGAGCCCAAGGCGGGCACCCCGGGCTCGCGCGGCGCCAAGGGCCGCCGGGGTGGGGGCAAGGGCAAGGGTGGGGGAGGCGGACCGCCCCACGGCAAGACGGGCATCGGACCCCGCAGGAGCCGCTAG
- a CDS encoding M28 family metallopeptidase, whose amino-acid sequence MTRSLVVLVSWVLLVGGARAQSPRASEVSAAKTLAADKLRAHIDFLASDLLEGRGPGTRGDALTQLYLSTRFQELGLRPGAPEGGYLQPFELVGVTGHPDTMTFRAGTDTAALAFGADFIASSGHSSERSELKASPLVFVGYGIQAPEYQWDDFKGMDLRGKTLLILNNDPEDDPALFGGKTRLWYGRWDYKYEQARKQGAAGAILLHTTPSAGYPWQVVRTSWTGEQFELPAPAGGEGERLQVRGWTTEEATRRVFQLAGHDLDALRLAANRRDFQPVALGITVSTGFDNQVRRRATANVLGLLPGSDPALAREVVLYTAHHDHLGLKADAKPGEDAIYNGAVDNASGVAALLEVARAFTLLPQAPARSILFAAVAAEEQGLLGSGYLAEHLPMPAGRVAANINMDGLNIHGRTRDVTVIGLGKSSLDKPLTALVRAQGRGVKPDQLPDRGFFYRSDQFSFAKKGIPTVYFSSGVDFIGRPAGWGKARRELWEREHYHQPSDELGPETNLEGAVEDVQLFFLLGAQVARTREPPRWNPGDEFEAPRLRSLELLKSGGAQ is encoded by the coding sequence ATGACGCGCTCGTTGGTGGTCCTCGTGTCCTGGGTGCTCCTCGTGGGCGGCGCCCGGGCCCAGTCGCCCCGGGCCTCGGAGGTGTCGGCGGCGAAGACGCTGGCGGCGGACAAGCTCCGGGCCCACATCGACTTCCTGGCCTCGGACCTGTTGGAGGGGCGGGGGCCGGGCACCCGCGGCGATGCCCTGACGCAGCTCTACCTGTCCACGCGCTTCCAGGAGCTGGGCCTCCGGCCGGGCGCGCCGGAGGGGGGCTACCTCCAGCCCTTCGAGCTGGTGGGGGTGACGGGTCATCCGGACACGATGACCTTCCGCGCGGGCACGGACACGGCCGCCCTGGCCTTCGGGGCGGACTTCATCGCCAGCTCCGGCCACTCGTCCGAGCGCAGTGAGCTGAAGGCCTCGCCCCTGGTCTTCGTGGGCTACGGCATCCAGGCGCCCGAGTATCAGTGGGACGACTTCAAGGGCATGGACCTGAGGGGCAAGACGCTCCTCATCCTCAACAACGATCCCGAGGACGACCCCGCGCTCTTCGGGGGCAAGACGCGGCTGTGGTACGGCCGGTGGGACTACAAATACGAGCAGGCGCGCAAGCAGGGCGCGGCGGGCGCCATCCTCCTGCACACCACGCCGAGCGCGGGCTATCCGTGGCAGGTGGTGCGCACGTCGTGGACGGGCGAGCAGTTCGAGCTGCCGGCCCCGGCGGGCGGCGAGGGCGAGCGCCTGCAGGTGCGGGGCTGGACGACGGAGGAGGCCACGCGCCGGGTGTTCCAGCTCGCCGGGCATGACCTGGACGCGCTGCGCCTGGCGGCCAACCGGCGCGACTTCCAGCCGGTGGCCCTGGGCATCACGGTCTCCACGGGTTTCGACAACCAGGTGCGCCGCCGCGCCACGGCGAACGTGCTGGGCCTGTTGCCGGGCAGTGACCCCGCGCTCGCGCGCGAGGTGGTGCTCTACACCGCGCACCACGATCACCTGGGGCTCAAGGCGGACGCGAAGCCGGGCGAGGACGCCATCTACAACGGCGCGGTGGACAACGCGTCCGGCGTGGCGGCGCTGCTCGAGGTGGCGCGCGCCTTCACGCTGCTGCCCCAGGCGCCCGCGCGCTCCATCCTCTTCGCCGCCGTGGCGGCCGAGGAGCAGGGCCTGCTGGGCTCGGGCTACCTCGCCGAGCACCTGCCCATGCCCGCGGGCCGGGTGGCGGCCAACATCAACATGGACGGGCTCAACATCCACGGCCGCACCCGGGACGTGACGGTCATCGGACTGGGCAAGAGCTCGCTGGACAAGCCGCTCACCGCCCTGGTGCGGGCCCAGGGGCGGGGGGTCAAGCCGGACCAGCTGCCGGACCGGGGCTTCTTCTACCGCTCGGACCAGTTCAGCTTCGCCAAGAAGGGCATCCCCACGGTTTATTTCAGCAGTGGCGTGGACTTCATCGGCCGCCCGGCGGGTTGGGGGAAGGCCCGCCGGGAACTCTGGGAGCGCGAGCACTACCACCAGCCCTCGGACGAGCTGGGGCCGGAGACCAACCTGGAGGGCGCGGTGGAGGACGTCCAGCTCTTCTTCCTGCTGGGCGCCCAGGTGGCGCGCACCCGGGAGCCGCCCCGCTGGAACCCGGGGGACGAGTTCGAGGCGCCCCGGCTGCGCTCGCTCGAACTCCTGAAATCCGGGGGAGCGCAATAG
- the uvrC gene encoding excinuclease ABC subunit UvrC, with protein MDAKLEAKLESLPTEPGVYLMKDRRDEIIYVGKAINLRNRVRSYFTRTGDTRAFVSLLDKFLADIETVIVHNEKEALLLENELIKKHKPRFNVLLKDDKQYISLRLDKTQTYPRLEVVRRYEKDGARYFGPYSSASAIRETLRIINRYFHLRTCTDHVLANRKRPCLLHQIGRCPAPCVYPVVPEDYKKSVDEVVLFLEGKASELVEGLRARMKQSSSEMRFEEAARIRDQLRAIERSLERQKVATSDFKDQDVFAFHREGDRLLVYVLYVRQGRLNGGQAFPLGSQEFPDEELLPSFVNLYYDQGNFVPEEILMPLDIEEREGLEALLSERKGDKARVMVPKRGEKRDLVDMAQRNAEQAAIERRRTKDETEAVLRRLQERLSLKRLPRRMECFDISHFQGASIVASQVAATEGEIDKSRYRRYRIKTLEKQDDFASMHEVISRRLKRGQDEGDLPDLLVIDGGKGQLASALAAAKDVGVDTVDIISLAKSRDEEVHDRDAERAQSPERVFIPGRKDPIVLRQNSAELYLLARLRDEAHRFAITFQQKSMRRNNFTSVLDDIPGVGAVRKKALLKHFGSLKRVREASIEELVEVLGPTVSERVHAALHGHPEEDEVDPIREASLEDAGDLSDEKSEEGSPPGSP; from the coding sequence ATGGACGCGAAGCTCGAAGCGAAGCTGGAGTCGCTGCCCACCGAGCCCGGCGTATACCTGATGAAGGACCGCCGGGACGAGATCATCTACGTGGGCAAGGCGATCAACCTGCGCAACCGCGTGCGCTCGTACTTCACGCGCACCGGGGACACGCGCGCCTTCGTGTCGCTCTTGGACAAGTTCCTCGCCGACATCGAGACGGTGATCGTCCACAACGAGAAGGAAGCGCTCCTCCTCGAGAACGAGCTCATCAAGAAGCACAAGCCGCGCTTCAACGTCCTGCTCAAGGACGACAAGCAGTACATCTCCTTGCGGCTGGACAAGACGCAGACCTACCCGCGGCTGGAGGTGGTGCGGCGCTACGAGAAGGACGGGGCGCGCTACTTCGGCCCGTACTCCAGCGCGAGCGCCATCCGCGAGACGCTGCGCATCATCAACCGCTACTTCCACCTGCGCACCTGCACGGACCACGTGCTGGCCAACCGCAAGCGGCCCTGCCTGTTGCACCAGATCGGCCGCTGCCCGGCGCCGTGCGTCTACCCGGTGGTGCCCGAGGACTACAAGAAGAGCGTGGACGAGGTGGTGCTCTTCCTGGAGGGCAAGGCGAGCGAGCTGGTGGAGGGCCTGCGCGCGCGCATGAAGCAGTCCTCGAGCGAGATGCGCTTCGAGGAGGCCGCGCGCATCCGCGACCAGCTGCGCGCCATCGAGCGCAGCCTGGAGCGGCAGAAGGTGGCCACGAGCGACTTCAAGGACCAGGACGTCTTCGCGTTCCACCGCGAGGGGGACCGGCTGCTCGTGTACGTGCTCTACGTGCGCCAGGGCCGGCTCAACGGGGGCCAGGCGTTCCCGCTCGGCAGCCAGGAGTTCCCGGACGAGGAGCTGCTGCCCTCGTTCGTGAACCTCTACTACGACCAGGGCAACTTCGTGCCGGAGGAGATCCTCATGCCCCTGGACATCGAGGAGCGCGAGGGCCTGGAGGCGCTGCTGAGCGAGCGCAAGGGCGACAAGGCGCGGGTGATGGTGCCCAAGCGCGGCGAGAAGCGCGACCTGGTGGACATGGCCCAGCGCAACGCCGAGCAGGCGGCCATCGAGCGGCGCCGCACCAAGGACGAGACCGAGGCGGTGCTGCGCCGGCTCCAGGAGCGGCTGTCCCTCAAGCGCCTGCCCCGGCGCATGGAGTGCTTCGACATCTCGCACTTCCAGGGCGCGTCCATCGTGGCCTCGCAGGTGGCCGCCACGGAAGGGGAGATCGACAAGTCGCGCTACCGGCGCTACCGCATCAAGACCCTGGAGAAGCAGGACGACTTCGCCAGCATGCACGAGGTCATCAGCCGCCGGCTCAAGCGCGGCCAGGACGAGGGGGACCTGCCGGACCTGCTCGTCATCGACGGAGGCAAGGGCCAGCTCGCCAGCGCGCTCGCGGCCGCCAAGGACGTGGGCGTGGACACGGTGGACATCATCTCGCTGGCCAAGAGCCGCGACGAGGAGGTGCACGACCGGGACGCCGAGCGTGCCCAGAGCCCCGAGCGCGTGTTCATTCCGGGCCGCAAGGATCCCATCGTGCTGCGGCAGAACTCGGCGGAATTGTACCTGCTCGCGCGGCTGCGCGACGAGGCCCACCGCTTCGCGATTACCTTCCAACAGAAGAGCATGCGGCGGAACAACTTCACCTCGGTCCTGGACGATATTCCCGGCGTGGGCGCGGTGCGCAAGAAGGCGCTCCTGAAGCACTTCGGCTCGCTCAAGCGCGTGCGCGAGGCAAGCATCGAGGAGCTGGTCGAGGTGCTCGGGCCCACCGTGTCCGAGCGCGTCCATGCCGCGCTGCACGGCCATCCCGAGGAGGACGAAGTGGATCCCATCCGGGAAGCCTCCCTGGAGGACGCGGGCGATTTGAGCGACGAAAAGTCAGAAGAAGGCTCGCCACCCGGCTCGCCGTGA
- a CDS encoding DUF4091 domain-containing protein, with product MVVGTVGWLLVGVLAGAPEPRVVSALEKVRPGALPPGEKQARLSLARGECEGVQVVLPPGTTRVKAAPLVLKGAGATLEAQVWREAFLDVRIPSNSQGAPGPWPDPLVPVETPSTDKKAPTVLYVELCAPEAQRPGTYQGALELQADGVAVKAVPFTAEVQPFALPATSSLPNSFGISLYSIAKGHGLKPESPEAQALLRDYVAALLTHRVSAHGMSMNPPPVRFDESGGAQVDFRAYDAEVGPFLDGTALSSGARFTTLDVRDSKAARTDAEKSAYYRALAAHAKEKGWRAQLFFYAKDEPKPEDVALVRTQALRVRASGKDVPVLVTSPLDEALRGSADILAPTLNCFFTRPGPQTCRNVVPLATLRGKLGPQVKVWWYQSCNSHGCTGGATSDAAVEKAYSDWASYMVDHPAPLNRAMGPLAFLSGVDGELYFDTVFAYNTKDPWADLFEFGGNGDGTFFYPGTPSRPGFERHAPVLSLRLKHVRDGLEDYEYLRLLESLGERAFAQEAVRRLVRSGYDVQRDPRQWEQVRRDMTARLRQRWEAVEEAKRSGVRSK from the coding sequence ATGGTGGTGGGCACGGTGGGGTGGCTGCTGGTGGGCGTCTTGGCGGGGGCTCCCGAGCCCCGGGTGGTCTCCGCGCTGGAGAAGGTCCGACCCGGAGCGCTGCCTCCGGGCGAGAAGCAGGCCCGGCTGAGCCTGGCGCGCGGCGAGTGCGAGGGCGTGCAGGTGGTCCTGCCGCCGGGCACCACGCGCGTGAAGGCCGCGCCGCTCGTGCTCAAGGGCGCGGGGGCGACGCTGGAGGCCCAGGTGTGGCGCGAGGCCTTCCTGGATGTGCGCATCCCCTCCAACTCGCAGGGCGCCCCGGGGCCCTGGCCGGATCCGCTCGTGCCGGTGGAGACGCCCTCGACGGACAAGAAGGCGCCCACCGTGCTCTACGTGGAGCTGTGCGCGCCGGAGGCCCAGCGCCCCGGGACGTACCAGGGCGCGCTCGAGCTCCAGGCGGACGGCGTGGCGGTGAAGGCCGTGCCCTTCACGGCGGAGGTGCAGCCCTTCGCGCTGCCCGCCACCTCGTCGCTGCCCAACAGCTTCGGCATCTCGCTCTACAGCATCGCCAAGGGCCACGGCCTCAAGCCCGAGTCCCCCGAGGCCCAGGCGCTCCTGCGCGACTACGTGGCGGCGCTGCTCACCCACCGCGTGAGCGCCCACGGCATGAGCATGAATCCGCCCCCGGTGCGCTTCGACGAGAGCGGCGGCGCTCAGGTGGACTTCCGCGCGTACGACGCCGAGGTGGGCCCCTTCCTGGACGGCACCGCCCTGTCCTCCGGCGCGCGCTTCACCACGCTGGACGTGCGCGACTCGAAGGCCGCGCGCACCGACGCCGAGAAGTCCGCGTACTACCGGGCCCTCGCCGCGCACGCCAAGGAGAAGGGCTGGCGCGCCCAGCTCTTCTTCTACGCCAAGGACGAGCCCAAGCCCGAGGACGTGGCGCTCGTGCGCACCCAGGCCCTGCGCGTGCGGGCCTCGGGCAAGGACGTGCCGGTGCTCGTCACCTCGCCCCTGGACGAGGCCCTGCGTGGCTCGGCCGACATCCTCGCGCCCACGCTCAACTGCTTCTTCACCCGCCCCGGGCCCCAGACGTGCCGCAACGTGGTGCCCCTGGCCACGCTGCGCGGCAAGCTCGGCCCCCAGGTGAAGGTGTGGTGGTACCAGAGCTGCAACTCGCACGGCTGCACCGGCGGCGCCACGTCCGATGCCGCCGTGGAGAAGGCCTACTCGGACTGGGCCTCGTACATGGTGGACCACCCCGCCCCGCTCAACCGCGCCATGGGCCCCCTGGCCTTCCTGTCCGGCGTGGACGGCGAGCTCTATTTCGACACCGTCTTCGCCTACAACACGAAGGATCCCTGGGCGGATCTCTTCGAGTTCGGCGGCAACGGGGACGGCACCTTCTTCTACCCCGGCACGCCCTCGCGCCCGGGCTTCGAGCGCCACGCCCCCGTGCTCTCCCTGCGCCTCAAGCACGTGCGCGACGGCCTGGAGGACTACGAGTACCTGCGGTTGCTGGAGTCGCTCGGAGAGCGCGCGTTCGCCCAGGAGGCCGTCCGGCGGCTCGTGCGCTCGGGCTATGATGTCCAGCGAGATCCCCGCCAGTGGGAGCAGGTGCGCCGCGACATGACGGCCCGGCTGCGCCAACGATGGGAAGCGGTTGAAGAAGCGAAGCGTTCCGGCGTCCGGTCGAAGTGA